A DNA window from Hordeum vulgare subsp. vulgare chromosome 1H, MorexV3_pseudomolecules_assembly, whole genome shotgun sequence contains the following coding sequences:
- the LOC123425924 gene encoding probable indole-3-pyruvate monooxygenase YUCCA10: MENVVVLIVGAGPAGLATAACLSKFSIPYVIVEREDCSASLWRNRAYDRLKLHLAKEFCELPHMSYPVDAPTYIPKNIFVKYLDDYIDRFNIQPKYLTNVESSTYDNDKKCWSIVAHDMAKCTIVKFTTKFLVVASGENSAQNIPMILGLQSFPGDVIHSSSYKSGKSYSGKNVLVVGSGNSGMEIAYDLATHGANTSILIRSPVCTCSIYFIGYNFYIVTTRSIAIFQCYY, from the coding sequence ATGGAGAATGTTGTCGTGCTGATTGTTGGTGCTGGGCCAGCAGGGCTCGCAACGGCGGCATGCCTTAGCAAGTTCTCAATTCCCTATGTCATTGTCGAGCGTGAGGACTGCAGCGCGTCACTTTGGCGCAACCGTGCGTACGATCGCCTCAAGCTGCATCTTGCAAAGGAGTTCTGTGAGTTGCCACACATGTCATACCCGGTAGATGCACCAACATACATACCAAAAAATATATTTGTGAAGTACTTGGATGACTATATTGACCGTTTCAATATCCAACCAAAGTATCTTACTAACGTGGAGTCATCCACATATGACAATGACAAAAAATGTTGGTCCATCGTGGCACATGACATGGCAAAGTGCACAATAGTCAAGTTCACGACAAAGTTTCTTGTCGTGGCAAGTGGTGAGAATAGTGCACAGAATATCCCAATGATCCTTGGGCTGCAAAGTTTTCCTGGTGATGTCATCCACTCCTCAAGCTACAAGTCAGGAAAGAGTTACTCTGGCAAGAATGTATTGGTCGTTGGATCTGGAAACTCCGGGATGGAAATTGCTTATGACCTTGCGACCCATGGTGCCAATACTTCGATCCTTATACGAAGCCCGGTATGTACATGCAGTATATATTTCATTGGGTACAATTTCTATATAGTTACTACTAGAAGCATTGCAATTTTTCAGTGTTATTACTAA